Proteins found in one Deltaproteobacteria bacterium genomic segment:
- the nrfD gene encoding polysulfide reductase NrfD, with product MQEALDPKVYDPVDGRNPLILGGHDFHSITEAVARPVEWKTPKAWWVVFAVSLSMLGLLGVAVGWLFWQGTGVWGLNNPVGWAWDITNFVFWVGIGHAGTLISAILFLFRQKWRTSINRFAEAMTIFAVMCALIFPGIHVGRIWVAYYLLPLPNQMNIWPNFRSPLLWDVFAVSIYGTVSILFWYTGLIPDLATLRDRAKNMLAKLIYGIFSLGWRGSNRHWQHYEKAYMILAGLSTPLVLSVHSIVSFDFATSQLPGWHTTIFPPYFVAGAIFSGFAMVITLMVIARKLFGLERIVTTRHFENMAKIIMLTGMLVGYAYGMEFFVAWYGGNPYEMFTFQDRAFGNYAWAYWTMISCNVLIPQLFWIRRIRQNLTILFIVSIFVNIGMWFERFVIISTSLHRDFLPSSWFYFQPTIWDIFTFIGSFGLFFTMFCLFVRFLPMVAMAEVKTVLPQADPHHAGHAASEGAH from the coding sequence ATGCAGGAAGCCCTCGATCCCAAGGTTTACGATCCCGTCGACGGACGCAATCCGCTGATTCTCGGCGGTCATGACTTCCACTCGATCACCGAGGCGGTGGCGCGCCCGGTCGAGTGGAAGACCCCGAAGGCATGGTGGGTCGTGTTCGCGGTGTCGCTGTCCATGCTCGGCCTGTTGGGCGTCGCGGTCGGTTGGCTTTTTTGGCAGGGCACCGGAGTCTGGGGCCTCAACAACCCGGTCGGCTGGGCGTGGGACATCACGAACTTCGTGTTCTGGGTCGGCATCGGACACGCCGGAACGCTGATCTCCGCGATCCTCTTCCTGTTCCGTCAGAAGTGGCGCACGTCGATCAATCGCTTCGCCGAGGCGATGACCATTTTCGCGGTCATGTGCGCGCTGATTTTTCCGGGCATCCATGTCGGTCGTATCTGGGTCGCGTACTACCTGCTGCCCCTGCCCAACCAAATGAACATCTGGCCCAACTTCCGCAGCCCGCTGCTGTGGGACGTCTTCGCGGTCAGCATCTACGGCACCGTGTCGATACTCTTCTGGTACACGGGCCTGATCCCCGACCTCGCCACGCTGCGCGACCGCGCGAAGAACATGCTGGCGAAGCTGATCTACGGAATCTTCTCGCTGGGGTGGCGCGGGTCCAACCGCCACTGGCAGCACTATGAGAAGGCGTACATGATCCTCGCCGGGCTCTCGACGCCCCTCGTGCTCTCGGTGCACAGCATCGTGTCGTTCGACTTCGCCACGTCGCAGCTCCCCGGTTGGCACACGACGATCTTCCCGCCCTACTTCGTCGCGGGCGCGATCTTCTCGGGCTTCGCCATGGTCATCACGCTGATGGTCATCGCGCGAAAGCTCTTCGGCCTCGAACGCATCGTCACGACACGCCACTTCGAGAACATGGCCAAGATCATCATGCTGACCGGCATGCTGGTCGGCTACGCCTACGGCATGGAGTTCTTCGTCGCCTGGTACGGCGGCAACCCCTACGAGATGTTCACGTTCCAGGACCGCGCATTCGGCAATTACGCCTGGGCCTACTGGACGATGATCTCCTGCAACGTGCTGATCCCGCAGCTCTTCTGGATTCGCAGGATCCGACAGAACCTGACGATCCTGTTCATCGTCTCCATTTTCGTGAACATCGGCATGTGGTTCGAGCGCTTCGTCATCATCTCGACCTCGCTGCACCGCGACTTCCTGCCGTCGAGCTGGTTCTACTTCCAGCCGACGATCTGGGACATCTTCACCTTCATCGGGAGCTTCGGCCTGTTCTTCACCATGTTCTGCCTCTTCGTGCGTTTCCTGCCGATGGTGGCCATGGCCGAGGTCAAGACCGTGCTTCCGCAGGCCGACCCGCATCACGCCGGGCACGCGGCTTCCGAAGGAGCGCACTGA